The Amaranthus tricolor cultivar Red isolate AtriRed21 chromosome 2, ASM2621246v1, whole genome shotgun sequence genome contains the following window.
ACTTGGCCTAAATggtgtagactttgatactttggagGCAGtaatttgcacaaaacaaactttaatgctgtaattcgcaaaaaaccttaaaatattatatttttatagatatatatcaattttgaccttaaagttaTCTATTTTTAACGGTCTCATTACTCGTCCACGTTTTTGTGAAGTCGAAATACTTTCTACAAGATAAGGCCCGGCGCAGAAGAAATATTTACCATCCAACTTGGGCCtagagaataaaataaaaagatgtaCTCACTTTCCGagtatatacttcctccgtttttacatattatttttaacactatttattgtttaagtttattttatatattacggctattatataagaaaaaatatacttAACTTTGATCTTGTTTTAATTGTCTTATcatatactttcataatattaactttttataatttttagatgtgtatagtttCATATATAATTGATCAAACTAACACATTGggttgcgtaaaaagtcaaatatggtAAGTATAttggaacggagaaagtataagATATTCCGGGgtctcaaccattagcttaagcttttggctGAGTTAATTCTTTGATATTGTATCAGAGCCTGCATGACAAAATGTCACGGGTTTAAATCTCTACCATCTTTCATTTAAAGTGAATTATTTAGTGCCAGTATGAAGAGGATATGTGTTACATTCATACTTTTCGCACAAATTCTTGCGAgggacggtctctttgagagatcatctctgATTGGGccgacccattatatattttttttaaaatattgtaagtaagcattaaaaatacgataaatagACATTACTCTTTAATGGGCTCGACTTAAGATACGattctcaaagagacggtctctcaagagactagctgtacTTCTAGACCAAAGTGCTCTTGTGTGAGGGgtgtattagagtatatatcatatacaaaaacctcaaccatcagctcaagtttttggttgagttgatttcttgacaCTCACTTATTCACTCTTGCTAAACAACTAATTGCAGTGGTTGGTTTGATAGTTTAATTCGATATTACACTAACCTTTGGGCCTAAAAAGGAAGTCAATAATTGAAGAGATGAGTAGATGATATGAGCTTCATATGAAAGTTTCTTTTTGTCCATAATTGCCTTGATTGTCCTCACTTGATCTAAAGAACTTAGCCCACAACAGCAATATGCTGGCAACAGTACCAAGCCAAATTTGTTTCCCCATAATGAGAATCCACAACTGGAGCTTTCTTTCTTCGAATATGatgaaatattttcctaattataGCAAAACTCAAACATCAAAAAGACAatatttgtaaattaataaaaacctGTGCAATAAACCATTTTTATTAGGTTCttaacttattagttattatgaGCAAATAtagtattttctaatttttaataataaacctatgaaaaaaaattactaataaaagCTATGCCTATTGCGTATCGTATTACTGATATAGATAAACTCTATTCATTAAAAATTACTACTTTGTATGTGCTTTTTAAGGATTATATTTGCAATAatctatttttagttaattaatttaatcGTACATCATATTCATTATGTAATAAACGCATACACTATTTTAATGCTCTGTTTGGGATATTTATAAGTATTAATATAATTAGCGCTTATGAAAGATTTTGAAAccctatttatttttacaatttcttttaaaatgggaatctttaatttatcaaaaGATACAATTTTTTCCACTCAAGAGTAATTattaagacaaaatatattgtataattatattctaaaattacataatatataaaataaatttacaaacaaattaCTTAAAAAGTGTTGCTCTTATCACATGTCTTGAAACAAAATCATACAACACACATTCAACATCAACTTCCTCCAAAAAATCACTTTTAATTGCCATTAACGTAAGACCATTAATGCAACATCAATTAATAGCGTCATTTAATATTTGCTGCCACTTATTTTTGGGGCCCTAGACGATCAATTACCCGAAACGGACTCAGAACCGGGCCTACATGTAATCATGTTAGGATTATCTTTCATTTTGTAAAGTAAATACAAACTAATTATATGGGGACTAGAATATAGGAACAATAATTTTTACTTACAAAATACTAAAATGTTAACAAATTAATTAGTTtcctaaataatatttataaaataaagtttacGAATAATCAGGAATATAATTATATTCTAATACAGTCCGAAGCTAAAAGCATTAATCCAAGGTTGGCGAATGTTGAGGCTTTCACGAAAATCGTGAGTACCAAGCTGGGAAGGCCTTGATCTGATAAGCCTCATTTTTACACTTGGTATGTCATGATTACATATTGTTTTCATACTGTTTTATGTTGTGGTTATGATGATGTTGTGTTAGATTAGATATAAGGACCataaaaggttgaattataTAAGATTTTAACCGTGAGATCAATTATGAGAGAAAGGAGGATTAAGATAGGACACTCTTTTTTTGGAAAAGTTAAAAGAAGAATCGGTGTTTGTATGAGAATTATAATGATAGGAAGTCTATTTAGATCGAagatgataattataatatagaGAGATTTGTCTATATTATTTAGTCAAAGACacattaaaatctaaaattgacTCTATATGAATAgagtttatttttattattttgcgtAAGACCCTTAAAATATTAGGAGGAACATTATAAAGGCAATAACGACATTGACTATATAACTTTATTATACTCCATTTGTGAATGAAATAGCATCGCCCTGGtgcaatgaattttttttaaaaaataaaattattaaaagaaaataaatataaccATTAAACTTTTCAAGAGACATTACTAataaaattacatcaaataTTTCATTACCTTTCAAACTATTTAATATCAACCATTAAACAACGAGTAAGATATTATGACCTAAATTAGTATTCATAGGTAGCTCTAGGTCTACATGTATACATATAATACTCAAACAAGCACTAACTTGATAGTGGACCACCAAATTATGCATTAATCGATACAGTTAATgttgttttatattttcatttttagcttGTTATGCAACTACCTTGGAGCCATAAATATCATCTTTTGCAAGTAATTGTTTTAAAGAGTAATTATAGTACGTAATTTGATATATAAAAAGTCATATTGTATAACAAGTATTTGCATGGTTGATGACTACGTATATAAATATTTTGCATATAATTCTTCACTTCTAAAATACTTAAATCcaattgtaaaatattttaatggaaaaatatcgctattaatagtaataataaaacgGAGATAATATGTATTTACATTCATGCCATATCCCAATAATAAAGCTTGCAATCCAAATAAATTATGCAAATATAAAAGCAACCTAAAATTTAggattttcattttatttgcaTAGAAAATCATATAAGTACTGAATTGtattaataaaaaagtaattGGTGATCATCAGATGAATTGAATTTACCTGTATTTGCAGGAAAGGATTTTGACGTAAATTAACTACTAAAATGGACGTAAGGTGAATTCTTTGCTTCAGATCTGGAACATTAATTTACCGTGATGTTAACAAGTAAGAATTAATTCCCGGTGAAAATTGAATTCTGAAAAGAACATAATTTACCTTGTGCTGATTTGGCATCTATGAAGATGGATAGCCCAGAACAGATAATTCCCATTATAACATCATTCACAGTCTGGCAATAAAGTAAAAGCCATTAAAACTAGTCAATTTAGGAAAGTTGATGAATATACTTGAATTTGAAAAGCTTAATAAAACACCTATCAGAAGTTTGATGATGCCACAGCACAGTTTCAGATAGCATTTATATGCATTAGTACTGAACTGTAGGCTGTAGCTCATGTCATGTCATCAGTTTTTAATGCAAGGATAGCGGGAATGAGGATGAAAGTCATGAAACTTTATTATGCTCATATCACGTCCATTCAATTTTATCCTCTTTTATCTATGTTACAATGAGCAATTCAATATGAGTTATTGGAATGACGTGTCACTCGAGAATCGAGCTACCACATTTATTGTTCTTTCTTGATTTGATTCCTTCAATAAAAATATCCcactttaaatattaaaaaaaaatcttgatAGAACTAAACTTATTCAACGTGTCAACCAATGGTTTTCATAGCTAGTTAAAGTCTTAAAGAATCACATTCTAACTGGTCAACAATTATTGTATGAATTGAGCACAATTAATACATAAATTTTTATGTGGGATGCTCTCAGTATAAAgtttataaactttttattttgaggttaatttattaatagacattttcttataatagtaaattttaaatttaacatAGTACTGTCATCAAACTAGCAACGTATTGGTTACATCCTATTTTTGATTCCAAGATATAATTGATGTGATTGGaaaattaattgaattattaattttgtcctattttaaaaaattaacagtTTTTTCTAAGATAGCAAATTTAATTTATAGCCATAAATTAATTTGCACCGTGATGCTTCCATTTGGAATCgaaataattttttagtttttatgataGTCTTaataattttctattaaaaaggaaaaatatcgTATATTTTATTAACCAACCAATTTAAGACTCCTTaatcatatttaaattataaattaatttgttttaagaaCCGTAAAAgtatcaataaaaatcaaactactATTAGATTGAAATACATATGACTAATATATATAAAGCATAatcacaaaatcacaaaatcACGTACTAAACAATAtcgattataaataattatataaaaataatagaaaatttgaatccacaaaaactaaaataaaaaataattttagagttgaatgtctttgtaaaaccaTAAAAAAAGTTTTCAGTCTAGAGAAGATActttttactttaataattaacatataacctaaattatttatttatatattataaacttgTCAAACATTGATGATAgaattatcattttaaatttatttaactaATAGCTTATCctaaatatttacttaaataattaatatgtatctatttaatttgtgtagtttttttttaatatagcaaCGTAGGTAACATGTTGGATTATCTATGAAAAACTAtctcaaaattattttcttttcttactttaaaaaatattttaataaaaataattcttttacataaataattaatatagtgggacaattatttattgtaattaaaaaatattacatatatggtaaaaaatattagtaaataagatatatttttaaaatcttttgtaatcaatcaattaaacaaatatAATCAGAATTATATAgcatgatatgctaaaaaaatatttttcttagttAAAACATGAAAAGAGCTAGAAAATTTTTACTATAAAAAACCAATATGTTCTAATTGTTTTTGTtcattagtattagtatttgtACGTTATATTGATGGATAAATAGATTATTTTGCTATTCCATCTAAAACTTTCGATGTAGGAGTCCAAAAAGAACAATTGTATGTCACTCTTGTATGTTAAAAAATTGcaatgaatgaatgaagaagagataaaataacataaatgtGGAAGATAGAATTACTTACAGCATTAGGAATGACAGTTTTAATAGATTTCAAGTCTCGGATGTTAAACTTAGCAGTGACCAATTTTCTAGGCCAAAGCTCTACACCATCACCcccacttacaattgtaaattcATCTTTTACCCATAAAACTCTCCCTAATAATCTTAACCCAAATACAATTGTAAACCATAAACTCTTCATTATTCCCCATAGTCCTCCTTTCCATTTCCTCTTTTCACAGTCTTCATTTTTAACATCTTTTCCACCATCAACACCATTCATTTTCTTTTGACCAAAACAAGTAGAAAGCATTGACATCAAAGAAACCCCATCTCCTAAAGCATGATGAACTCTTAACACAATACATTTTAACCCTAATAAAACATGAACTTCCCATAATGGCTTGTTTTTGCTAAGTGGACTTGACACTGCCATATCAGCTAAGTAAGCATTTACAGCCGATTCTTCGTCTTCCTTATCATCTCTTGATTTTGTTTCAGGTGTGGTGTTGTAGATGATGAAATGATCATCAATATTGACATGGGTTCTTTTCCATTGGTGGGTCCCATTAGGGTTTTGGACAATAAGGCTACAAAATCTTGGGTGATTAAGAATGATTGAATTTGAAAATGCTTTCTTAAGGGCTTCTACATCAATTGGGTGCTTTAAACCCATTGCACAGTTAATTACTTGGTCAGTTTCAGGGCATAGATAAACCCTACTAAAGGGTGAATTTAGG
Protein-coding sequences here:
- the LOC130806259 gene encoding wax ester synthase/diacylglycerol acyltransferase 11-like isoform X2, with the translated sequence MSKSSEMKNEEVLNSPFSRVYLCPETDQVINCAMGLKHPIDVEALKKAFSNSIILNHPRFCSLIVQNPNGTHQWKRTHVNIDDHFIIYNTTPETKSRDDKEDEESAVNAYLADMAVSSPLSKNKPLWEVHVLLGLKCIVLRVHHALGDGVSLMSMLSTCFGQKKMNGVDGGKDVKNEDCEKRKWKGGLWGIMKSLWFTIVFGLRLLGRVLWVKDEFTIVSGGDGVELWPRKLVTAKFNIRDLKSIKTVIPNATVNDVIMGIICSGLSIFIDAKSAQDLKQRIHLTSILVVNLRQNPFLQIQENISSYSKKESSSCGFSLWGNKFGLVLLPAYCCCGLSSLDQVRTIKAIMDKKKLSYEAHIIYSSLQLLTSFLGPKHFIRRRG
- the LOC130806259 gene encoding wax ester synthase/diacylglycerol acyltransferase 11-like isoform X1, with the translated sequence MSKSSEMKNEEVLNSPFSRVYLCPETDQVINCAMGLKHPIDVEALKKAFSNSIILNHPRFCSLIVQNPNGTHQWKRTHVNIDDHFIIYNTTPETKSRDDKEDEESAVNAYLADMAVSSPLSKNKPLWEVHVLLGLKCIVLRVHHALGDGVSLMSMLSTCFGQKKMNGVDGGKDVKNEDCEKRKWKGGLWGIMKSLWFTIVFGLRLLGRVLWVKDEFTIVSGGDGVELWPRKLVTAKFNIRDLKSIKTVIPNATVNDVIMGIICSGLSIFIDAKSAQDLKQRIHLTSILVVNLRQNPFLQIQENISSYSKKESSSCGFSLWGNKFGLVLLPAYCCCGLSSLDQVRTIKAIMDKKKLSYEAHIIYSSLQLLTSFLGPKVASWFCGRVLRNTTMIISNIVGPSEEIAIANNPVEYIRVNITAQRHAITMHMVSYAGKADLQVMVAKDIISDPEFLVKCFQESFLEMKNAF